The Drosophila innubila isolate TH190305 chromosome 3R unlocalized genomic scaffold, UK_Dinn_1.0 2_E_3R, whole genome shotgun sequence genome has a segment encoding these proteins:
- the LOC117789757 gene encoding uncharacterized protein ZK1073.1 isoform X2 yields MSALAAEKRASFARRAESLVERVRVLNTIYEKYNISTEKCGDLTVIVQGDLSQQEKRAVFITVHDLGCNHNSFQEFVSSPCMTEIKERSCFIHVDVPGHADNADALADGFPFPSLQALGEDLVTVLDYLHVKYVIGLGEGAGANVLARFGLAHPSRALGLILINATGSAASVLQSFKSKFITWKSDEVAQSAESFLIYHKFGHVMEQIVGENPDKDKIVAEYQKRLHRSLNSKNVGLYVKAFMNRKDLTLKGCKVDVILITGMLSPYASMVEKLHRDVEKERVTILKIERAGDVLADAPSKVAQSILLFCKGQGLLTSIVMPGVDRGRSYSTASSGSFERRLSRGVSMEDYDKPNIRRLSIMNSESPKKE; encoded by the exons AAATACAACATCAGCACGGAAAAATGCGGAGATCTGACCGTCATAGTAcag ggGGATCTGTCGCAGCAGGAGAAACGTGCTGTGTTCATTACAGTTCATGATCTGGGCTGTAATC ATAATTCGTTTCAGGAATTTGTGAGCAGTCCCTGCATGACGGAAATAAAGGAACGCTCTTGTTTTATACATGTTGATGTGCCCGGTCATGCGGACAATGCCGATGCATTGGCCGATGGCTTTCCATTTCCATCGCTTCAGGCTTTAGGCGAAGATTTGGTCACCGTGCTGGACTATCTGCATGTGAAGTATGTAATTGGACTCGGCGAGGGCGCTGGTGCCAATGTGCTGGCCCGTTTTGGCCTTGCCCATCCCAGCCGAGCACTCGGCCTCATTCTGATCAATGCCACAGGCAGTGCTGCAAGTGTTTTGCAATCCTTTAAGAGCAAG TTCATTACCTGGAAAAGTGATGAGGTGGCCCAATCTGCTGaaagctttttaatttatcacaAATTTGGACAT GTCATGGAG CAAATTGTTGGCGAGAATCCAGATAAGGACAAGATTGTAGCCGAATATCAAAAACGTTTGCATCGATCTTTGAACAGCAAGAATGTGGGTCTCTATGTGAAGGCGTTTATGAA TCGTAAGGATTTGACACTCAAAGGATGCAAAGTAGATGTCATATTAATTACAGGCATGCTCAGCCCATATGCCTCAATGGTAGAGAAGTTGCATCGTGATGTGGAGAAAGAACGCGTTACCATCTTGAAGATTGAACGTGCTGGGGATGTTTTGGCCGATGCt CCCTCAAAGGTGGCTCAATCTATACTATTGTTTTGCAAAGGACAAGGATTGCTTACTTCGATCGTCATGCCCGGCGTGGATCGTGGACGGTCCTACTCCACCGCCAGCTCAGGCTCTTTTGAGCGGCGCTTATCACGTGGCGTTTCTATGGAGGATTACGACAAGCCCAACATTCGTCGCCTCAGCATAATGAACAGTGAGTCGCCCAAAAAGGAGTAA
- the LOC117789757 gene encoding uncharacterized protein ZK1073.1 isoform X5 has translation MSKPVTPQHRAAGAAASGSAEKISKYNISTEKCGDLTVIVQGDLSQQEKRAVFITVHDLGCNHNSFQEFVSSPCMTEIKERSCFIHVDVPGHADNADALADGFPFPSLQALGEDLVTVLDYLHVKYVIGLGEGAGANVLARFGLAHPSRALGLILINATGSAASVLQSFKSKFITWKSDEVAQSAESFLIYHKFGHVMEQIVGENPDKDKIVAEYQKRLHRSLNSKNVGLYVKAFMNRKDLTLKGCKVDVILITGMLSPYASMVEKLHRDVEKERVTILKIERAGDVLADAPSKVAQSILLFCKGQGLLTSIVMPGVDRGRSYSTASSGSFERRLSRGVSMEDYDKPNIRRLSIMNSESPKKE, from the exons AAATACAACATCAGCACGGAAAAATGCGGAGATCTGACCGTCATAGTAcag ggGGATCTGTCGCAGCAGGAGAAACGTGCTGTGTTCATTACAGTTCATGATCTGGGCTGTAATC ATAATTCGTTTCAGGAATTTGTGAGCAGTCCCTGCATGACGGAAATAAAGGAACGCTCTTGTTTTATACATGTTGATGTGCCCGGTCATGCGGACAATGCCGATGCATTGGCCGATGGCTTTCCATTTCCATCGCTTCAGGCTTTAGGCGAAGATTTGGTCACCGTGCTGGACTATCTGCATGTGAAGTATGTAATTGGACTCGGCGAGGGCGCTGGTGCCAATGTGCTGGCCCGTTTTGGCCTTGCCCATCCCAGCCGAGCACTCGGCCTCATTCTGATCAATGCCACAGGCAGTGCTGCAAGTGTTTTGCAATCCTTTAAGAGCAAG TTCATTACCTGGAAAAGTGATGAGGTGGCCCAATCTGCTGaaagctttttaatttatcacaAATTTGGACAT GTCATGGAG CAAATTGTTGGCGAGAATCCAGATAAGGACAAGATTGTAGCCGAATATCAAAAACGTTTGCATCGATCTTTGAACAGCAAGAATGTGGGTCTCTATGTGAAGGCGTTTATGAA TCGTAAGGATTTGACACTCAAAGGATGCAAAGTAGATGTCATATTAATTACAGGCATGCTCAGCCCATATGCCTCAATGGTAGAGAAGTTGCATCGTGATGTGGAGAAAGAACGCGTTACCATCTTGAAGATTGAACGTGCTGGGGATGTTTTGGCCGATGCt CCCTCAAAGGTGGCTCAATCTATACTATTGTTTTGCAAAGGACAAGGATTGCTTACTTCGATCGTCATGCCCGGCGTGGATCGTGGACGGTCCTACTCCACCGCCAGCTCAGGCTCTTTTGAGCGGCGCTTATCACGTGGCGTTTCTATGGAGGATTACGACAAGCCCAACATTCGTCGCCTCAGCATAATGAACAGTGAGTCGCCCAAAAAGGAGTAA